A window of Malania oleifera isolate guangnan ecotype guangnan chromosome 2, ASM2987363v1, whole genome shotgun sequence genomic DNA:
TTATGATTCATCAATGCATCTGAGACATCCTTAAAAGAAAGTGCATCTTTACCATACATTATGGTGGTTACAAAATGCTCATAAGGATTAGGCAAGGAGTTTAGCAAAATAATAGCTTTATTTTCATCTTTAATTTCTTCatctaaatttaacaaatcagcCAACAGTTTGTTCATAACATTCAAATGATCGATCATGGACGTACCTTCCTTGTATTTGAATTGAAAGagcttatttttcaaatgcaACTCATTTTGGATGGTCTTCATCATGTATTTGTCTTCCAGCTTCTTCCATAGCGTCTTGGCTGTGTTCTCTCATGACAGCATACTTGACATTTTTGCGAGGAACAGTCGGATTGTCCTGCAAGCTGTTCAATTCAGTTGCTTCCAGTCTACCTCCTTCATGTCATCAGGTTTATCTTCAAACGTTATGTCTAGTCCTTGTTGATTAAGGACATCCATAACTTCACATTGCCACATTCCAAAGCTATTACTTCCATCAAATTTTTCGACTTCAAACTATGTTTGAAACTGCAACGGTTGTAGCTTTGGAACCGCTTGTACTTCTGTCTTCACTTGCCATCCTtctttaaatcaaatatatggctctgataccaattgttgggagcGTGGTTGAATAGTATCTGTATACATGAATAGTAACATATACGTAAACAGTAACAAATTCAACTTTATCTGATACCACTTATTTCATACCCAATTCAAGATCGAATTGATATAGAGAGGCAATGAAGAACAAGCCATACAAATACAACGCCGAAAATTTTATGTAGAAAACTCTCCAATTTGGAGAGAAAAGCCACGGAGCAGGTAGAAGCAATTCACTAATTCAAATGAGGAGAATACAACAATACAAAAGAactctcaaattctctctctacaCTCAAATACAAAATTGGCTAATAAGCCTTCAAAATACAAGGAATTCTAAGTTTTTCTTTGGGATGATTGAAATGAGATGGGATGAACCTATTTATAATCAAAAAACGAGTATTGTAGTAGTACTGTAGTAATAACAACTGCCACCCCAAATTTACTCCATCAACCATCTTCTTCaatcttctcttttcttttccttattaTTCTTTTGTCGTGGGGCCCACAAATTGGTGGACTCTACTTACCTTATTGTtctcatgttaaattcatttgtaaccaGCTAGGGGCTTATGATATcgatgctccagcttgaggggaaGTTTGCTAGTTATTTTGGTTGTTACTGGTtatttttggtcatttagcatgtGTTATTGCTTTTGGTAGTAGGCATGAGGAAGTGAGGGTATTGTGGCCATTGTTACGTAGTTGAAATAATTATGAATATAGGGTGAGACCTATCATTGCATTTTAGGTCTTTCAATTCATCAAATCTTCAGCCGAAATAATCTCCAAAGTGCACCAAATCATATATATGGTTTAGCTTGGGGAGTGTTAACTGAGTTAAAAGGGCATATACATCATCTGCATATATCTTCAATAGAATATAAGAAGCCAGTATTCCTGAGAAGCTTCTCGCTCTGccctctctctccccccttctCTCTCCTTGTAATAGCAATGAAGGAAGAAAATGAATTCTTGCTTTCATCATGTTGCATGAAAACATGTAAACACCAGGAAAAAAATCTCCAGCTGCACCATTTCCCGTGCTAATCTTTTGTCTTTTGCTGTTTTCAATTTCAGTAACTGTGAAAGGATAATATAATTGTATTCTGGTGAGATCTGTAATTTAGAGCTCCAATGAATAAGTTCAATAAACACACATTTCTTGGCCAAGTATAAATGTGGTGACTACAAAAAGCTGCATTTGAGGAATAATAGAAAATTACTGATATAAGGATTGATCATGATGAGATTTTCTTATTTTCTGTTGACATGGCACGCCAAGGGTTTCTATTTCGGAAGGCAGTTGAGCACTATGAGAGGTGTTTCTACACTGTCTGAGCTTTTGAATTGAGGCTCAAGAAAGTGACTCACCTTTCTTTCTATTCCGTGGTTCATGGATTTGATGTTTCTTGAACTGCTGTTGGAATTTTGTGGTTATTGGGATTGTTTATTCAATTGCATGTTGAGCCAAAtgattttgatttgatttatcaTGTTGCAGCTTATATTCCGAGATTTTAAAACATCAAACGTTTTGCTAGATGAGAACTTTAATGCAAAGCTCTCAGACTTTGGACTGGCTAAGCAAGGACCAAGCGAAGGGCTCAGTCACGTTTCAACATCTGTAAGTTTGGTTATCTGTGTATGAAATCTGCTTAAATTTTGGGGGATATGACTCCCAAGGCATTGGGATGTAAATTCAATTGATTCTGCACTTGAAATATGCTGGGCGAAAATCCAAAGGATAATGCAAATAAAACCATGAGAAAGTCTCTGGTTTTATTTGTTGAAGCTGATTGAATGATCTTGAGCTGACTTTAGAGGTGTATGCTCATGGTTGGACTGATTGCAAAGCATTGGATAACTTCCTGAATAGTGAAAAATAGTACCTTTTCTGTTGAATGATGGGTTATGATCCTTTGCTTGTATTTTGCAGATACTGATCCCTGGGTCCTCAATTTGTAATATCTTAATCACTTGCGCTGTTTTATATTGTTTTTGAATTTAGGTTGTTGGTACAGTAGGTTATGCAGCACCGGAGTACGTTCAGACAGGCAGACTAACTGCAAAGAGTGATGTTTGGAGCTTTGGTGTGGTTCTGTATGAACTTATAACTGGGAGGCGAGCATTGGAGAGAAACCTACCTCGGAGTGAGCAGAAGCTCTTGGAATGGGTGAGACCTTATGCATCGGACTCAAAGAAATTCCACCTCATTGTAGACCCACGACTAGAAGGGCAGTATTGCATAAAAGCAGCTCAGAAGCTTGCATCATTGGCCAACAAGTGTCTGATGAAGCAATCGAAATATCGCCCCAAAATGAGTGAGGTTGTTGACACACTGGGCAGCATCATCAGTGAAATGATGTCCCAGGATGAGGACAGTGCTGTCCAACCTGTGAAAGAAGCCGAGGGTGTGAAAGAAGAAAACATGGAAGAAATTGAGCCAAGCAGACAAGGAAACAATTATCTGAGGCGGGTTTTTGACTTAAGAGAAATGGTCCGCTTGAGGAACAAATCTATTGGGAAATTAGATTGGAGAAATTGGACACCTGGGTTGGTAAGAACTTGGTAAGGCATTTTTGCTTGTTGGAACATAGAGAGAAATGTGTTTGCCCCCCCTCATTTCTGGCAATGGCAGATgaaatgcattttattttttttcctttttaagcTGGAAATGAAAAGGGGGGAAATGAAGGTAGGAATACACGCCAATTGCATTGGGTGGGAATTTATTTTGTTTCTCCCTTCACTTTTGTTTGAATTAAAGCTGTAAATATGCAGTGCATGGAAAGCCACATTCATGATACTTCCCACATTTTTCTTTAAATGTACACAACAGTTAAACAGCCTACTCCAAGCTAACATCTCCAAAACCCAATATGGGCTCATCTTGTTCAAAAGTCCTGGGGGCTTCAATTTGGGTTCATCTTGTTGTTCCAACTGGGACATGGTCCCCACTCACAAGATGCCTGATTCAAACCATTAGGCCAGAAAGTATAGTCAtacatattacatatatatatatatatatatatcaataactAAATTCCATCGTCATTCTTGCTGCAAAGACCGCAGTTGACATATTACAACAAACTACAACGTGTAAGATTGGACAAACTCAGCTTTGAgagacaaaaaaaatataaatacagaACAGGTACACCCATTCCAAAAAGGAAGCGAAGCTATAACTCTAGCTGTGCAAAACACTTGCATGCCCCATTCTTCAAGCTGAACAACTTGGGGCTGGTTACTGACATTTCAAGCTCACCTGGAAGTTGTATGCATAGATGCCAATTATGAACACATTAGCTATAGCTGAAACATGAACTGTACAGTCATTTTGAAGAAATAAAGTAGAATCCAGTGACCCTCGTGTTGCTGAGATGGATCAATCACCACCAAACCTCCTTCAGTATGTATTTTGCTTTCCAATGCTACGAACAAAAAAAGTAGATCCTTCTAAGTTTTCTGGTTCCCTTCTAATGGTAAAGGGTGGAAGCAGATGGCCGGGGATAAGCGCCGGCAGCAGCAGCAGTTTTTCCACTGCGAGCATCATCGGCACTTCGTCTACGAGGCCTTGGACGATTGCCCAAATTGGGGTCAGCGCTTCCAGGTCCCTTGGATTCCTGGAGCTGTTCCAATTCCATCACAACCTCATCCATGTTTGGCCTGAATTTGGCTTCTGTAGATAGGCATCGGGATGCAAGATTAGCTGCCTTTTGTGATCCATCCATGGAGTACTGACCTACAAGGCGGTTATCCATGATTCGGTAGACCTTACGCTTGTTGGCCAGATACGGCTTTGCCCATTCCACCAGGTTGTGTTCTCCAGACGGCCGATTCTTGTCCACTGCCCTGCGCCCAGATAACATTTCTAGAAGAACAACCCCAAAACTATACACATCACTTTTCGTAGTTAGGCGACCTACAATAACAGAATTGTAAATATCAGAAAATTATTGAGACCAAAGAATTCACGAGCTAAAAAAATCCATCCGAAGTCTTGCCATTTGCAGGAAAAAAGTCAGAAAGGCATCCATTCTGACCCCAGTGCAACAAAACATGCCGAACACACAGATGGAAACTgaagaagaaaatataaagaatgCGGATGtgagagtgagtgagagagagagagagcgaggggggggggggggggagagctCACCACCCCATCACccgcaaaataaataaataaatgaataatggGTGGTGCTTCAACATATACAACTATATAGGGGCTTTCAACCAAGTTCAAAGGggaaacaaattaaaaaataagtgaATAAATAAACTTTTTGCTGTAGGAGCATGTAAGCACAAAATAAGAGACTTTAAAGAATTGAAAGAAGGGGGGCTGGATATAACCCTTGTCAGCTGTGTGACCTACCCCATAGAGAGGAAAGAACTGCATTAGGTCAACAGCCATTTACTATCCCAATTATTGGGATGAGGCATGATAGCTGCAAAGGAAATATTCCAGTATATAAAGTAAAACAGCCACTTATGACCTTtgaaattttataataaaaacaaattttcaacGGGAAAAGCAGAGACTAATCTATTTGCTTTTGGTTCAGGTAGCCAGGTAGGCATGTTGTCCCGAAGTATATGTTTATTCACAGCTAGTATACATCACTGTATTGAGGAATGTTGTTGAGGCAGAAAACAAGACATGAATGAAAAATTATACATACAAATTCAAATGTGAAACAAAGTAATTTGCATTGAATAGTACCAGTGGCTAGATATTCAGGAGCTGCATAACCATAGGTCCCCATGACTCTGGTGGAGACATGGCTTTTATCACCTGTTGGCCCATCCTTGGCCAAACCAAAATCAGAAAGCTTTGCATTGTAGTTCTGCAGAGAATACCAGAATAGTTTGTTAAAAGGGCCAACGGAAGTGTGAAAAAACCATGTTACAAAAGAGCACGAAGATCCACACCAGAGGGATCACATACCGAATCCAGCAGGATATTAGAAGTTTTGAAGTCCCTGTATATTACTTGTGTTTCAGCACTATGAAGAAATGCAAGCCCCTTTGCAGCCCCAAGGGCAACCTTCAAGCGGAGGTTCCACAAAAGGGGTTGGAAATAAGAGCCTCCTGTTgaacaagaatttaaaattttcaatcacAAAACAGaatcatttttggttcggtaaaCAGCATCAAGGATAGACAGGAAGAACTAACTTCGGAACAAGTGATTCTCCAAGCTGCCCCGAGGCATGAACTCATACACTAGCAGCCGCTGCTCATCCTCCAAGCAATATCCAATCAGTTTCACAAGATGAGGATGGTAAAGCTGCCCTAGATAATTCACTTCTGCCTGTGGAGTCAcagataccaaaaaaaaaatgaatccaACTCTTACAATTTTGAGATACCGGATAACAACAGACATCTTGATCATGATGGGTTCTCCTAGCTAGAAGGCCAAACCAATTTAATTTTAGGGAATGAATTATTGACAGGATTTGGCGAATTGTTcactaaaaacataaacatcaaaTATACAATAAGCCAACCCTCCAAATATGAAGAGAATTCGAAGAAAAGTAAAGAAATGAACTCACCAGCCACTCCTTGTGCCCTTGGAAACCTTCTTGGTTAAGCCTTTTCACAGCAATAACCATACCAGTTCCAGGCCTGGCAGCGGCAAATGAATGTTCATCAATCCAACCCTTAAAAACTGAACCAAAACCACCTTCCCCTAATACACTGTCAGGGCGGAAATTCCTTGTGGCCATTTTGACGTCGGCAAAAGTAAAGTTCTTCAAATTGGAGGACTGCAAGATCTCACCCTCACTCCGAGGAGTTGGAGGTACCGAGGGTGACGAAACCTTGCTTAGATCAATTCCATCTGTGCTGACACATTTCGAATTTGCCCCTGCACAAGCCAATTGTGTGTTGTTTTGGTAAATTAAAGAAAATTTCCATGCTTCCCAGACCCAACTCCATTCCTAATAATCAATCTACTGGGAAAATTATATACAAAAACCCAAAATATCATTCTTAAAGGGAAGAAAACTATCTGAATGCCGACATACTATACAAATTTGAATCTTTTAGACTAGCAGAAGAACCCACTTCAGATTAGGCATCGGAGGAAAACTTCAAAATAGGGAAGAAAAGGAAGAGTTCACATGCGGGCAGCAACCAAAATATTGCCTAGCTATAAACTGAGGGCTATGTTTTCAGTAATGCAAACCTATCCTTCAAAGGCAAGAAGAAGTTTGCTCttttagaaaattagaaaaaatcatttcCCAGAAAAGCAATCTCAGGAATTCGGAATCGAGACCGCAATTTTCCACAAGTCTAGCTAGACCCActtcaacaaatatatatattttttttaaaaaaacgaAAGAAAGAAATTGAACAGGGTATTAAAACTTAAAAGGACTAAAACTTTCAAGATATCCAtggaatgaatatatatatatatatagtaaatttAAGGAAAAAACACACGCAGactaaagaaagaaaagaaata
This region includes:
- the LOC131148500 gene encoding serine/threonine-protein kinase PCRK1 — encoded protein: MKCFHFTNGERREDEDGAFSRVSKVSWARSLSVASSSVDTRRSELDSSFSDYYSESGAFRQFLTQRRANDLRVFSFSDLKSATRGFSRALMIGEGGFGCVYRGVVKRVSAAAVDDEDPDSMMDVAIKQLNRNGFQGHKEWINEVNFLGVVKHQNLVKLVGYCADDDERGIQRLLVYELMCNKSLEDHLLSRVPSPLPWMLRLKIAQDAARGLAYLHEEMDFQLIFRDFKTSNVLLDENFNAKLSDFGLAKQGPSEGLSHVSTSVVGTVGYAAPEYVQTGRLTAKSDVWSFGVVLYELITGRRALERNLPRSEQKLLEWVRPYASDSKKFHLIVDPRLEGQYCIKAAQKLASLANKCLMKQSKYRPKMSEVVDTLGSIISEMMSQDEDSAVQPVKEAEGVKEENMEEIEPSRQGNNYLRRVFDLREMVRLRNKSIGKLDWRNWTPGLVRTW
- the LOC131148501 gene encoding receptor-like cytoplasmic kinase 176 isoform X2; this translates as MGLCLSARIKAESPCHTGANSKCVSTDGIDLSKVSSPSVPPTPRSEGEILQSSNLKNFTFADVKMATRNFRPDSVLGEGGFGSVFKGWIDEHSFAAARPGTGMVIAVKRLNQEGFQGHKEWLAEVNYLGQLYHPHLVKLIGYCLEDEQRLLVYEFMPRGSLENHLFRRGSYFQPLLWNLRLKVALGAAKGLAFLHSAETQVIYRDFKTSNILLDSNYNAKLSDFGLAKDGPTGDKSHVSTRVMGTYGYAAPEYLATGRLTTKSDVYSFGVVLLEMLSGRRAVDKNRPSGEHNLVEWAKPYLANKRKVYRIMDNRLVGQYSMDGSQKAANLASRCLSTEAKFRPNMDEVVMELEQLQESKGPGSADPNLGNRPRPRRRSADDARSGKTAAAAGAYPRPSASTLYH
- the LOC131148501 gene encoding receptor-like cytoplasmic kinase 176 isoform X1, translating into MMCSRAKSFSEGREEPKENCAFLGVISMGLCLSARIKAESPCHTGANSKCVSTDGIDLSKVSSPSVPPTPRSEGEILQSSNLKNFTFADVKMATRNFRPDSVLGEGGFGSVFKGWIDEHSFAAARPGTGMVIAVKRLNQEGFQGHKEWLAEVNYLGQLYHPHLVKLIGYCLEDEQRLLVYEFMPRGSLENHLFRRGSYFQPLLWNLRLKVALGAAKGLAFLHSAETQVIYRDFKTSNILLDSNYNAKLSDFGLAKDGPTGDKSHVSTRVMGTYGYAAPEYLATGRLTTKSDVYSFGVVLLEMLSGRRAVDKNRPSGEHNLVEWAKPYLANKRKVYRIMDNRLVGQYSMDGSQKAANLASRCLSTEAKFRPNMDEVVMELEQLQESKGPGSADPNLGNRPRPRRRSADDARSGKTAAAAGAYPRPSASTLYH